A region of the Pseudarthrobacter sp. MM222 genome:
GGCGGCGCCCGCCCACCGTCATCGTCCAGACTGTCCAGCGGGTGCTGCACCGCGCAGTATTCGAGCCAATCATGACCGGGAAGCGGTCCGGCGCCCCGGCCGCCCTGCTGTTCCTGGCGCGGCACTTTCCGGCGATTGGAGGCTTCCTGCCCCGGTTCATTGCGTTTGGTCCGCGGCCTGAACATGCGCCCGCTTTCGCGCGGCGCGTGCAGTCACCCTCCTGAAGCGCCGCTCAGGGCGCTCCACCTGAGCGGACGCGTCTGCGCGCGACCGCGTCTGACAGTGCCTAACCGGGGGCGCCCACCGAGTGGGCCCCGGCGTGGAAGCCCGACTTCTGGGCGCACGGCTGGATTTCCGCCACCGTGCTCCCACTAAACTGGAACCCATGACTGCCACCGGTAACTTTGCAGCTGACGCTGCCTCTGCCCGCGCCCGCCTGCTTGAGCTGATCAAGGAACTCGCCGTCGTGCGCGGCAAGGTCATCCTTTCCAGCGGCGCGGAGGCCGACTACTACATCGACCTGCGCCGGATCACCCTGCACCACGAGGCATCGAAGTTGGTCGGGCAGGTCATGCTGTCGCTCCTGGACGACGCCGGGGTCGACTTTGAGTGCGCCGGTGGCCTCACCATGGGCGCAGATCCCGTCGGCACGGCCGTGATGCACGCCGCCGTCGACGCCGGCCGTCCGGTCGACGCCTTCGTGGTCCGGAAGGCGCAGAAGTCCTACGGCATGGGCCGCCAGGTGGAAGGCCCCTCTGTTGAGGGCCGGAAGGTGCTCGTCCTGGAGGACACCTCTACGACCGGCGGCTCCGCGCTGACCGCCGTCGAGGGTGTCCGGAAGGCAGGCGGCAACGTGGTGGCCGTGGCCGTGATCGTGGACCGCGATACCGGCGCCAAGGAAAAAATCGAAGCCGAGGCAGGCGTTCCCTACCTGTTCGCTTTCGGAAAAGACGAGCTCGGCCTCGACTGACCCCGTCCGGCTCCGGGCCGGAGCGTGTGGACTGGTGCAGGGGGCTGACCTATCATTTCCTCATCACCCCTCAGTACTCGCCCTTGGAGAACACGCGCCCATGCTCCCGTTCGAACAGTCCCCACTTACGGGCCTATCTCCGCGTGCCGAAACGCCGCTAACTACCGCGGAGCAGATCCAGAATCTAATCCTGGAGAGCGCGGACTTCGAGGCGTTCCTGAATGAGCTGGCCCGGTTTTCCGCACATCAGATGGCGGGCTCCGGCGAGGACGCCCTCTGCGGGATCACGCTCCTGCGAGACCGCAAGGCGGCGACGATCGGCTGGAGCAGCGACTCCGCCCGCGAGGTGGATCAGATCCAGTACTCGCTGTCCCAGGGCCCCTGCCTGACTGCGGCGAAGGAGGAACGCGAGGTCTACGTCCCGGACCTCTTCGACGAGGACCGCTGGGGCCCCGATTACGCCGATGCGGTGGCCTCGCACGGGCTGCGCTCGGTGCTGTCAGTGCCGTTCCACCTCCAGGGTGACGCCCAGGCGGCCCTCAACCTGTACTCCGACGTGCCCCACAAATTCGACGGTGATCTCGCCGCCCGCGCCCGCGGCTACACCAGGGAGATCTCGCAGGCGCTGCGACTGGCGGTCCGCTTCGCCCT
Encoded here:
- the pyrE gene encoding orotate phosphoribosyltransferase; this translates as MTATGNFAADAASARARLLELIKELAVVRGKVILSSGAEADYYIDLRRITLHHEASKLVGQVMLSLLDDAGVDFECAGGLTMGADPVGTAVMHAAVDAGRPVDAFVVRKAQKSYGMGRQVEGPSVEGRKVLVLEDTSTTGGSALTAVEGVRKAGGNVVAVAVIVDRDTGAKEKIEAEAGVPYLFAFGKDELGLD
- a CDS encoding GAF and ANTAR domain-containing protein, coding for MLPFEQSPLTGLSPRAETPLTTAEQIQNLILESADFEAFLNELARFSAHQMAGSGEDALCGITLLRDRKAATIGWSSDSAREVDQIQYSLSQGPCLTAAKEEREVYVPDLFDEDRWGPDYADAVASHGLRSVLSVPFHLQGDAQAALNLYSDVPHKFDGDLAARARGYTREISQALRLAVRFALQTDSATNLRATLESRTVIDMAIGIVMAQNRCNQETAVRILTDASSNGNVKLRDIAASLVQSVGGSATRTHFEEPAGRQEAV